One genomic segment of Mangifera indica cultivar Alphonso chromosome 6, CATAS_Mindica_2.1, whole genome shotgun sequence includes these proteins:
- the LOC123218421 gene encoding putative disease resistance protein RGA4 — translation MADAIVTLALEQLLRITAKNIGEEVRLVGNVENEVKNLGRNLKAIQAVLHDAEEKQVKDEAVRHWLDQLKDTSYDIEDVLDEWNTEIMRLQVEKQKVPSFFPCSCFGIKQVVLRRDIAQKIQELNEKLDNIAKEKDAYNLKEMKSTEARKRVQTTSFVDVAKIFGRESEKDSLVSKLLDEGNEEQKTLPVISLVGMGGIEKTTLAQLAYNNDEVKNHFDTRVWVRVSDPFDEFKVATAIIEGLKCPTKDFVEFQSLLNCIHESIKDKKFLLVLDDVWSEDYNKWESFYHCLKNGSYGSKVLITTRNERVASIMGSVAPIIMEQLAQEECWLLFSQLAFFGRSPEECEKLEKIGREIVAKCKGLPLATKTIGSLLRFKRTRDEWQRILDSEIWKLEEIEKSFLSPLMLSYNNLPSEIRQCFSYCAIFPKDHNLMKDHLIKLWMAQGYLGFDNDTEMEVIGQEYFDHLASRSFFQEFEKDDDENIICCKMHDIVHDFAQFLTKNEYFTVGIKRGSEDLVINTSTEKARHSMLTLHVGATFPISICSIKSLRSLLIDCEDFLYSLPDDVLPNLFGELTSLRALETSTRIIRANLIAVIPKEVKKLIHLKYLNLSRQGVEKLPETLCELYNLQTLDISWCEKLKELPQGMGKLMSLRHLINFETRSLSCMPKAIEKLTCLRTLSDFFIKSSSSDGSKACSTLACLKDLKHLRGTLEIRGLGNVTNVIEVKRMQILSNKKNLLYLKLHFDKDGEGERKNDDDELLLEALQPHPNLEKLDIEDYRGSTFYSDWIMSLTGLRKLSLFSCTNCMYLSPLGKLPSLESLSIDGTRVKKLVTGIESDGAFSSSTSAILFPKLKVLEFWWMSEWEEWDYGNTILPCLASLSINYCGKLRALPDGLLQGAKNLQHLEIFDSDLLEERHRKGTGEDWQKISHIPNIEFTYSYLQGGPLPLR, via the coding sequence ATGGCTGATGCAATTGTTACTCTTGCCTTGGAGCAGCTGCTTCGAATCACTGCTAAAAACATAGGGGAAGAGGTGAGGCTAGTTGGTAATGTCGAAAATGAAGTGAAAAATCTTGGGAGAAATCTTAAAGCTATTCAAGCTGTGCTACATGATGCAGAGGAGAAGCAAGTGAAGGACGAAGCTGTGAGACATTGGTTAGATCAGCTCAAAGACACATCCTATGACATAGAAGATGTGTTGGATGAGTGGAATACTGAAATCATGAGGTTGCAGGTTGAAAAACAGAAGGTACCTTCCTTCTTCCCCTGTTCTTGCTTTGGTATCAAACAAGTTGTTTTGCGCCGTGACATAGCACAAAAGATACaagaattaaatgaaaaattagataatattgcCAAAGAAAAAGATGCATACAATTTAAAGGAAATGAAGAGTACTGAAGCACGTAAACGAGTTCAAACTACGTCTTTCGTTGATGTGGCTAAAATATTTGGTCGAGAATCTGAGAAGGACTCTTTAGTGAGTAAGTTGTTAGACGAGGgaaatgaagaacaaaaaaCCCTTCCTGTCATCTCACTTGTAGGGATGGGAGGAATTGAGAAAACAACTCTTGCTCAACTAGCTTACAATAATGACGAGGTCAAAAATCATTTTGACACAAGAGTTTGGGTGCGTGTATCAGATCCTTTTGATGAGTTTAAGGTTGCCACGGCAATTATCGAAGGACTGAAATGTCCTACCAAGGATTTTGTTGAATTCCAATCTCTTCTGAATTGTATTCACGAATCTATTAAGGATAAGAAATTTCTTCTCGTTTTAGATGATGTGTGGTCAGAAGATTACAACAAATGGGAATCATTTTATCACTGTCTAAAGAATGGTTCCTATGGTAGTAAAGTTTTGATTACAACAAGGAATGAAAGAGTTGCATCGATTATGGGGTCAGTTGCTCCTATCATAATGGAGCAATTAGCTCAGGAGGAATGCTGGTTGCTGTTTAGCCAATTAGCATTTTTTGGTAGATCTCCTGAGGAGTgtgaaaaattagagaaaattgGAAGAGAAATTGTTGCAAAGTGCAAGGGTTTGCCGCTTGCTACAAAAACTATTGGTAGTCTCCTGCGATTTAAGAGAACAAGAGATGAATGGCAACGAATTTTAGATAGTGAAATTTGGAAATTGGAAGAGATTGAGAAAAGTTTTTTATCACCTTTGATGTTGAGTTATAATAATTTGCCATCTGAGATAAGACAATGTTTTTCATATTGTGCTATCTTTCCAAAAGATCATAATTTAATGAAGGATCACTTGATCAAATTATGGATGGCTCAAGGTTATCTTGGGTTTGACAATGATACAGAGATGGAAGTAATAGGCCAAGAGTATTTTGATCATTTAGCATCTCGATCATTCTTCCAAGAGTTTGAAAAAGACGATGATGAAAATATCATATGCTGCAAGATGCATGATATAGTTCATGACTTTGCTCAATTTCTCACTAAGAATGAATATTTTACTGTGGGAATCAAAAGGGGCAGTGAAGATCTAGTCATAAACACTTCCACTGAGAAAGCCCGACATTCTATGTTAACGCTTCACGTCGGGGCTACATTTCCCATCTCCATTTGTAGCATCAAAAGTTTGCGGAGTCTTTTAATTGATTGTGAAGATTTTTTGTATTCGCTGCCTGATGATGTTCTACCAAATCTCTTTGGTGAATTGACAAGTTTAAGAGCATTAGAAACAAGTACAAGAATCATAAGAGCAAATTTGATTGCAGTGATTCCAAAAGaggtaaaaaaattgatacatttaaaATATCTGAATTTGTCTCGTCAGGGTGTGGAAAAACTTCCGGAAACTTTATGTGAGTTATATAATCTGCAAACTTTAGATATTTCTTGGTGTGAAAAGCTTAAGGAACTGCCTCAAGGGATGGGGAAGTTGATGAGCTTGCGGCATTTGATTAACTTTGAAACACGCTCATTAAGTTGCATGCCCAAGGCAATTGAGAAATTAACTTGTCTCCGAACATTGAGTGATTTCTTCATAAAAAGCAGCAGCAGTGATGGTAGTAAAGCATGTAGTACTCTTGCATGCTTGAAAGATTTGAAACATTTAAGAGGAACGCTTGAGATTAGAGGGCTAGGAAATGTGACCAATGTGATTGAGGTTAAGAGAATGCAAATTCTCAGCAATAAGAAAAACCTCCTCTATTTAAAGCTACATTTCGATAAAGATGGAGAAGGAGAGAggaaaaatgatgatgatgagttacTTCTTGAGGCTTTGCAACCGCATCCAAATTTAGAGAAATTAGATATAGAAGATTACAGAGGCAGCACTTTTTATTCTGATTGGATCATGTCATTAACCGGGCTGAGGAAATTGAGTCTCTTCAGTTGCACAAATTGTATGTATTTGTCTCCCTTGGGAAAATTGCCATCACTTGAATCACTAAGTATAGATGGAACAAGGGTGAAAAAACTAGTTACGGGAATCGAAAGCGATGGTGCATTTTCATCATCTACATCAGCTATTCTCTTTCCCAAGTTGAAAGTTCTCGAATTCTGGTGGATGTCTGAATGGGAAGAGTGGGATTACGGGAATACAATCTTGCCATGCCTTGCTTCTTTGTCAATCAATTACTGTGGAAAATTACGTGCACTGCCAGATGGCCTTCTCCAGGGGGCAAAAAATCTACAACATTTGGAGATTTTTGATAGTGATCTTTTGGAAGAACGTCACAGAAAGGGAACAGGAGAGGACTGGCAAAAGATCTCCCACATTCCCAACATCGAATTCACTTATTCATATCTGCAAGGAGGCCCACTCCCACTCCGTTGA
- the LOC123218426 gene encoding putative disease resistance protein RGA4 has translation MGKLINLRHLINDGTDSLSYMPKGIEKLTCLRTLSEFVSSSDGSKAYSTLACLKDLKHLRGELYIRRLGDVTNVSEVKRMQILSTKKNLFDLKLQFDKDGEGERKNYDDELLLEALQLHPYLKKLYINYYRGNTFYSDWIRSLTGLRELSLYYCRNCMHLSPLGKLPSLEYLKIEVMAVKKLVTGIESDGAFSSSTSVIPFPKLKVLKCRWMFNWEEWDYGNTILPCLASLSIEYCRKLRALPDGLLQGAKNLQCLEIYKSDLLEERYRKGTGEDWQKISHIPNIKFTGSYLQGGPLPPR, from the coding sequence ATGGGGAAGTTGATAAACTTGCGGCATCTGATTAATGATGGAACAGACTCATTAAGTTACATGCCCAAGGGAATTGAGAAATTAACTTGTCTCCGAACATTGAGTGAATTCGTTAGCAGCAGTGATGGTAGTAAAGCATATAGTACTCTTGCGTGCTTGAAAGATTTGAAACATTTAAGAGGAGAGCTTTATATTAGAAGGCTAGGAGATGTGACCAATGTGAGTGAGGTTAAGAGAATGCAAATTCTCAGCACTAAGAAAAACCTCTTCGATTTAAAGCTACAATTCGATAAAGATGGAGAAGGAGAGAGGAAAAATTATGATGATGAGTTACTTCTTGAGGCTTTGCAACTGCATCCATATTTgaagaaattatatataaattattacagaGGCAACACTTTTTATTCTGATTGGATCAGGTCATTAACCGGACTGAGGGAATTGAGTCTATACTATTGCAGAAATTGTATGCATTTGTCTCCCTTGGGAAAATTGCCATCACTTGAATATCTAAAGATAGAAGTAATGGCTGTGAAAAAACTAGTTACGGGAATCGAAAGCGATGGTGCATTTTCATCATCTACATCAGTTATTCCCTTTCCCAAGTTGAAAGTTCTTAAATGCAGGTGGATGTTCAATTGGGAAGAGTGGGACTATGGGAATACAATCTTGCCATGCCTTGCTTCTTTGTCAATCGAGTACTGTAGAAAATTACGTGCACTGCCTGATGGCCTTCTCCAGGGGGCGAAAAATCTACAATGTTTGGAGATTTATAAAAGTGATCTTCTGGAAGAACGTTACAGAAAGGGAACAGGAGAGGACTGGCAAAAGATCTCCCACATTCCCAACATCAAATTCACTGGTTCATATCTGCAAGGAGGCCCACTCCCACCCCGCTGA
- the LOC123218985 gene encoding putative disease resistance protein RGA3, which translates to MADAIVNLVLEQLAKIAAHITTQKIGEEVRLVGNVENEVEKLRSNLEAIQVVLLDAEERQMKGDRAVRRWLDKLKDISYDMEDVLDEWNTEIMRLQFEGELEHAHAPKQKLPSFFPCSCFEKDTFKLEKLKRIEGPERVSSTSFVDVAEICGRDFEKEFLVSKLIDERNNEQKDLPVISLVGMGGIGKTTLAQLAYNNDKVKSHFGTRVWVCVSYPFDEFRVAKAIMEGLECSTMDFVEFQSLLNCIHQSITSKKFLFVLDDVWLQNNDKWKPFYNCLKNGSHGSKVLITTRKHTTASVMGSVDLIIMEKLSEEECWSVFAKFTCYDRPLKEWEKKIGREIVAKCNGLPLAAKTLGSLLRFRRTKDEWQEILDSEIWNLQGIEKIQIESDLFLPLKLSYNDLPSILRRCFLYCAIFPKDHNIEKDHLIKLWMAQGYLGLDNDAEMEVIGQRHFDHLASRSFFQEFQKDNDGNIRRCKMHDIVHDFTQFLTKNEYFTVEIDQGSEELVINTSNEKARHSMLKLNRGATFPISISSIKSLRSLLIDCADSMYSVPDDVLPNRFGELTSLRALDINARFESSNLITVIPKEKLYVSYTICKL; encoded by the exons ATGGCTGATGCAATTGTTAACCTTGTCTTGGAGCAGCTGGCTAAAATCGCTGCTCATATCACTACTCAAAAGATAGGGGAAGAGGTGAGGCTTGTTGGTAATGTCGAAAATGAAGTAGAAAAACTTCGGAGCAATCTTGAAGCCATTCAAGTTGTGCTACTGGATGCAGAGGAGAGGCAAATGAAGGGCGACAGAGCTGTGAGACGTTGGTTAGATAAGCTCAAAGACATATCCTACGACATGGAAGATGTGTTGGATGAGTGGAATACTGAAATCATGAGGTTGCAGTTTGAAGGAGAACTTGAACATGCTCATGCTCCTAAGCAGAAGTTACCTTCCTTCTTCCCCTGTTCTTGCTTTG aaaaagatacaTTCAAGTTGGAGAAACTGAAGAGAATTGAAGGACCCGAACGAGTTTCAAGTACGTCTTTTGTTGATGTGGCTGAAATATGTGGTCGAGACTTTGAGAAGGAATTTTTAGTGAGTAAGTTGATAGATGAGAGaaataatgaacaaaaagacCTTCCTGTTATCTCACTTGTTGGGATGGGAGGAATTGGGAAAACAACTCTTGCTCAACTAGCTTACAATAATGACAAGGTCAAAAGTCATTTTGGCACAAGAGTCTGGGTGTGTGTATCATATCCTTTTGACGAGTTTAGGGTTGCCAAAGCAATCATGGAAGGACTGGAATGTTCTACCATGGATTTTGTTGAATTCCAATCTCTTTTGAATTGTATTCATCAATCTATTACGAGCAAGAAATTTCTTTTCGTTTTAGATGATGTGTGGTTGCAAAATAACGACAAATGGAAACCATTTTATAATTGTCTAAAGAATGGTTCCCATGGTAGTAAAGTTTTGATTACTACAAGGAAGCATACAACGGCATCTGTTATGGGGTCAGTTGATCTTATAATTATGGAGAAATTATCTGAGGAGGAATGTTGGTCGGTGTTTGCAAAATTCACATGTTATGATAGGCCTCTTAAGGAGTGGGAAAAGAAAATTGGAAGAGAAATTGTTGCAAAGTGCAATGGTTTGCCGCTTGCTGCTAAAACTCTTGGTAGTCTCTTGCGATTTAGAAGAACTAAAGATGAATGGCAAGAAATTTTAGATAGTGAAATTTGGAATCTACAAGGGATtgagaaaattcaaattgagaGTGATCTTTTTTTACCTCTGAAGTTGAGTTATAATGATTTGCCATCTATCTTAAGACGATGTTTTTTATATTGTGCTATCTTTCCAAAAGATCATAATATAGAAAAGGATCACTTGATTAAATTATGGATGGCTCAAGGTTATCTTGGATTGGACAATGATGCAGAGATGGAGGTAATAGGCCAGAGGCATTTTGATCATTTAGCATCTCGATCATTCTTCCAAGAGTTTCAAAAAGACAATGATGGGAATATCAGAAGGTGCAAGATGCATGATATAGTTCATGACTTTACTCAATTTCTCACTAAGAACGAATATTTTACTGTGGAAATCGATCAGGGCAGTGAAGAGCTAGTCATAAACACTTCCAATGAGAAAGCTCGACATTCGATGCTAAAGCTTAACAGAGGGGCTACATTTCCCATCTCCATTTCTAGCATCAAAAGTTTGCGGAGTCTTTTAATTGATTGTGCAGATTCTATGTATTCGGTGCCTGATGATGTTCTACCAAATCGCTTTGGTGAATTGACAAGTCTAAGAGCATTAGACATAAATGCAAGATTCGAAAGCTCGAATTTGATTACAGTGATTCCAAAAGag AAACTTTATGTGAGTTATACAATCTGCAAACTTTAG